A genome region from Arachidicoccus soli includes the following:
- a CDS encoding ribonuclease HII: protein MLQNAFQYKVIEAGCDEAGRGCYAGPVFAAAVVLPKKFYHPKLNDSKQVKEKDRDELRKIIENEAIDFAVAKVEAAEIDKINILKASFKAMHLAIAQLKREPKLLLIDGNRFIPYKKAEHKCIVKGDGLYANIAAASILAKTYRDEYMKKLHEVFPQYDWLHNKGYGTLKHRQAIEIFGICDHHRKSFNIVPKQLDLF, encoded by the coding sequence GTGCTACAAAACGCTTTTCAATATAAAGTAATTGAGGCTGGCTGTGATGAAGCTGGCCGAGGATGTTATGCAGGGCCCGTATTCGCGGCAGCAGTAGTTTTGCCTAAAAAATTTTATCATCCCAAACTTAACGACAGCAAGCAGGTAAAAGAAAAAGATCGTGATGAATTAAGAAAAATTATCGAAAATGAAGCAATAGATTTTGCTGTAGCTAAAGTAGAAGCAGCAGAAATTGATAAAATAAATATCTTAAAAGCCTCCTTTAAGGCAATGCATTTAGCCATCGCGCAATTAAAAAGAGAGCCCAAACTATTATTAATAGATGGCAATCGTTTTATTCCCTATAAAAAGGCAGAACACAAATGCATTGTAAAAGGTGATGGATTATATGCAAACATAGCAGCAGCAAGCATCTTGGCGAAAACCTATCGCGATGAATATATGAAAAAATTGCATGAAGTATTTCCTCAATACGACTGGCTGCATAATAAAGGTTACGGCACCTTAAAACATCGTCAGGCTATAGAAATTTTTGGTATATGCGACCATCATAGGAAAAGTTTCAATATAGTTCCCAAGCAACTGGATTTGTTTTAG
- a CDS encoding helix-turn-helix domain-containing protein — MIESGKVNPSLQTLEKIMAVLGLELTPIRNNLH, encoded by the coding sequence ATGATAGAGAGCGGTAAAGTCAATCCTTCACTACAAACGCTGGAAAAAATTATGGCAGTATTGGGATTGGAGTTAACTCCAATAAGAAACAACCTCCACTAG
- a CDS encoding alpha/beta hydrolase family protein, producing the protein MIVRITILLFFSIIYGLDGFAANGKWKSNATGDSISYTITDAKTPAKDFAGNYVTIVYLENLNIKKIGRNNNQQDVAWLLSKGYRIIQLNYGSNRHAVSPSINADIIAINQAIAAGKFCGCNNCSKYQSYILFEGYRIVRNVPYFKDDPSVYNTPEEYKTGDSLNMDIVYPANPSKAVPVILEFSYSNSYATYDADKKRLTAANKNQRLKLAYTLAGFKDSFLEGAPAVGMAWAIADHPKYCPWGKGKPVNGRNDTYKSYETNPDAARKVRSAVRTLRKLGNQLGLSGEIGIFGFSRGSTAGSMAIGDRKVLAIENAGFNIGVSDKVQAAALGPGVFDYTLIYDSPDKGDASLKTGCLLAWGDLRKNYAKWQSMGSAYFVQSAATAPVIFFYNTDDEQYYQYQIAHLKAKLDSLHVPSSTLINYGHGHAVPQTAASLSRLYRFFQHYLKPPIIRR; encoded by the coding sequence ATGATAGTGCGAATTACTATACTTCTATTTTTCTCAATAATATATGGGCTTGATGGCTTTGCAGCTAACGGTAAGTGGAAAAGCAACGCTACCGGCGACAGTATTTCCTACACGATAACTGACGCCAAGACACCGGCGAAAGATTTTGCCGGGAATTATGTAACCATTGTTTACCTTGAAAATTTGAATATCAAAAAAATAGGCCGAAACAATAACCAGCAGGATGTGGCTTGGTTGCTGAGCAAAGGCTACCGCATAATCCAGCTTAATTATGGCAGCAATAGGCATGCAGTTTCGCCAAGCATCAATGCTGACATTATCGCTATTAACCAAGCTATTGCCGCCGGCAAATTTTGCGGCTGCAACAATTGTTCGAAATATCAGTCCTATATACTCTTCGAGGGATACCGAATTGTACGAAATGTCCCCTATTTTAAAGACGATCCTTCAGTGTATAACACGCCTGAAGAATATAAAACGGGCGATAGCCTAAATATGGACATCGTTTACCCCGCCAACCCCTCGAAAGCTGTTCCGGTAATACTGGAGTTTTCTTACAGCAACAGCTATGCGACCTATGATGCAGACAAAAAGCGGTTGACCGCTGCTAATAAAAACCAGCGGCTGAAACTGGCATATACACTAGCTGGCTTTAAAGATTCTTTTTTGGAGGGGGCGCCAGCCGTAGGTATGGCATGGGCCATAGCTGACCATCCCAAATATTGTCCCTGGGGAAAAGGCAAACCTGTGAACGGACGCAATGATACTTATAAATCCTACGAGACCAATCCTGATGCTGCGCGGAAGGTGCGGTCAGCCGTAAGGACCTTACGCAAACTAGGTAATCAGCTGGGCCTATCCGGCGAAATCGGCATCTTTGGGTTTTCCCGTGGATCTACAGCGGGCTCTATGGCTATAGGAGACAGAAAGGTACTTGCTATTGAAAATGCAGGGTTTAATATCGGAGTATCTGACAAGGTCCAGGCGGCTGCACTTGGCCCAGGGGTGTTTGACTACACGTTGATATATGACAGTCCCGATAAAGGTGATGCTAGCCTTAAAACCGGCTGCCTATTGGCCTGGGGAGATCTGCGTAAAAATTATGCCAAATGGCAATCCATGGGTTCTGCTTACTTTGTTCAATCGGCGGCTACCGCACCGGTAATCTTTTTTTACAATACCGATGATGAGCAATACTACCAATACCAGATAGCGCATCTGAAAGCGAAGCTAGATTCCTTGCATGTGCCATCGTCAACCTTAATCAATTACGGCCACGGTCATGCTGTCCCGCAAACGGCCGCTTCATTAAGCCGACTTTATCGTTTTTTTCAGCATTATCTAAAGCCTCCTATCATAAGGAGATAA
- a CDS encoding AsmA family protein produces MGKTRQSKIIRLFFRTLKILGISIASILILMFLLPMLFPGKITSEIKNFANKKLNAELNFKEANLSFFKHFPSLTLSLKDFCIKGSPPYVQDTLVAANSIGFGINLKTLIFGGNINIDKIYLDNAFMNIMVSPKGEANYNIYVSKNTTASQDSSNTSLHLQQINITNSHLVYNDSSTKILINAIGFNYNGSGNLDQAVFDLQTRANIDSFNLAYDGETYLNNKKVHASLITKINTHSLSLVFAKNDLKINKLPVDFKGRFDFLSNGYNMDFILKSDSSRLNDLFTALPPAYVTWLNKSKVQGVINLLFTLKGKYIASENIKPDMAFNMNIRNGLLNYNQAPISSSNIYLNFQTKMPNLDPEKLEVNLDTLFFNLGSDYVKATLHARGITKPYVNAQVTAKINLEKMFRTLGYNQYDIRGSLDTHLNSKGVYDWQHEKLPIINGVVSLKNGYIKTNYYPNPITAINLMVGIQDEKGTLKDLKIKMDPASFTFEGKPIYVKANLENFDNIAYDIDAKGVLDVGRIYKVFSQKGLDLDGYVDADISLKGTQKDAENGNYNRLNNRGRLLLRNIKTTSDYFPLPFIIKEGLFTFHQEKMQFKNFKAVYGKSDFAMNGYLQNVIAFTLTKKAILKGSFNFNSKYADIDEFMSKSNASKNSDSSNAKKAPTNGVVVIPPNYNLQLKAQVNKLNFQGLQLDTLHGNLTINKGQLHLIQSGFNLIGCHVLMDLLYKNRSSQEAGFDYSIDAQNFDVKKAYQQIKMFRDMATAAKDAEGIISLNYKIAGNLNTKMQPVYPSLTGSGTLTVNKVQMKGFKLFGAVSDKIKTKALDNPNLSEIKINTSIKNSVINIQQFKFKVAGFRPRIEGQTTFDGKLAIKMRLGLPPLGIIGIPLKITGTEEKPKISIGRKIDSLPATYN; encoded by the coding sequence ATGGGAAAGACAAGACAATCAAAAATAATTCGTCTCTTTTTTAGGACATTGAAAATTTTAGGTATTTCAATCGCAAGTATTCTAATACTAATGTTTTTGTTGCCGATGCTTTTCCCCGGAAAGATAACAAGCGAAATAAAAAACTTTGCCAATAAAAAATTGAACGCGGAGCTAAATTTTAAAGAAGCAAATCTGTCTTTTTTTAAACACTTTCCTTCTCTGACCCTCTCCCTGAAAGATTTTTGTATAAAGGGCTCACCGCCTTATGTTCAGGATACATTGGTGGCTGCAAATAGTATTGGATTTGGTATCAACTTAAAAACTTTAATTTTTGGCGGCAATATAAATATCGATAAAATATATCTTGACAACGCATTTATGAATATAATGGTAAGCCCCAAAGGAGAAGCTAACTACAATATATACGTATCTAAAAACACTACTGCTTCCCAAGACTCTTCCAATACTTCATTACATTTACAACAAATAAATATTACTAATAGTCACCTTGTTTATAATGATAGTTCTACCAAAATTCTAATAAACGCTATAGGCTTTAATTACAATGGAAGCGGCAATTTAGATCAAGCAGTTTTTGATTTACAAACCCGGGCAAATATTGATTCTTTTAATCTGGCTTATGATGGAGAAACATATTTAAACAACAAAAAAGTGCATGCCTCCTTAATCACAAAAATTAATACGCATTCCCTTTCTTTGGTTTTTGCAAAAAATGATTTAAAAATAAACAAGTTGCCGGTTGATTTCAAAGGCCGTTTTGATTTTTTGAGCAATGGTTACAATATGGATTTCATCTTAAAATCTGACAGCAGCCGATTAAATGATTTATTTACAGCATTGCCTCCTGCCTATGTCACCTGGTTGAACAAATCGAAAGTGCAAGGTGTTATTAATTTACTTTTCACCTTAAAAGGAAAATATATTGCCTCAGAGAATATCAAACCCGACATGGCATTTAATATGAACATTCGTAACGGATTGCTCAACTATAATCAAGCTCCTATTTCTTCCTCTAATATTTATCTGAATTTCCAAACAAAAATGCCCAATTTAGATCCTGAAAAACTGGAAGTTAATTTAGATACCTTATTCTTTAATCTGGGTTCGGATTATGTAAAAGCAACGCTTCATGCAAGGGGAATTACCAAACCTTATGTAAATGCCCAGGTTACTGCTAAAATTAATCTCGAAAAGATGTTTCGCACATTGGGGTATAACCAATATGATATACGCGGAAGCTTAGATACCCATCTCAATTCAAAGGGTGTATACGATTGGCAGCATGAAAAACTACCCATTATTAACGGAGTTGTTTCTCTTAAAAATGGCTACATTAAAACAAATTATTATCCTAACCCCATTACAGCTATTAATTTGATGGTAGGTATTCAAGACGAGAAGGGTACACTAAAGGATTTGAAAATAAAAATGGATCCGGCTAGCTTTACATTTGAAGGAAAGCCAATATATGTAAAAGCCAACCTTGAAAACTTTGATAATATTGCTTATGATATTGATGCAAAGGGTGTGTTAGACGTAGGAAGAATTTACAAAGTATTTTCTCAAAAAGGGTTAGATTTAGATGGGTATGTAGATGCGGATATTTCCTTAAAAGGAACGCAGAAAGATGCGGAAAACGGCAATTATAACAGGCTGAATAACAGGGGGCGATTGCTTCTTCGAAATATTAAGACAACATCCGATTATTTTCCATTACCCTTTATAATAAAAGAAGGTTTATTTACTTTTCATCAAGAAAAGATGCAGTTTAAAAACTTTAAAGCGGTTTACGGTAAATCTGATTTTGCAATGAATGGTTATTTGCAAAATGTAATTGCATTTACCCTAACTAAAAAGGCCATTTTAAAAGGGAGCTTCAATTTTAATTCAAAATATGCAGACATAGATGAATTTATGAGCAAGTCGAATGCATCAAAAAATTCAGATTCGTCGAATGCGAAAAAGGCTCCCACTAACGGCGTTGTGGTGATTCCACCTAATTATAATTTGCAATTAAAAGCCCAGGTAAATAAATTAAATTTTCAAGGATTACAGCTTGACACCTTACATGGGAACCTAACGATAAATAAGGGGCAATTACACTTAATTCAGTCAGGATTTAATTTGATTGGTTGCCATGTTTTGATGGATTTATTGTATAAAAATCGCTCCTCTCAGGAAGCCGGCTTTGATTATAGTATCGACGCACAGAATTTTGATGTAAAGAAAGCGTATCAACAAATAAAAATGTTTAGAGATATGGCTACTGCTGCAAAAGATGCGGAAGGTATTATTTCATTGAATTATAAAATTGCAGGAAATCTAAATACGAAGATGCAGCCGGTTTATCCCTCATTAACAGGGAGTGGAACACTTACAGTAAACAAAGTACAGATGAAGGGCTTTAAACTTTTTGGTGCTGTTAGCGATAAAATAAAAACCAAAGCTTTGGATAATCCGAATTTATCGGAAATTAAAATCAATACCTCTATAAAAAACAGTGTCATTAATATTCAGCAATTCAAATTCAAAGTTGCCGGGTTTAGACCAAGAATTGAAGGTCAAACTACTTTTGATGGAAAACTAGCCATCAAAATGCGCTTAGGCCTGCCTCCTTTGGGAATTATAGGTATTCCTTTAAAAATTACCGGCACGGAAGAAAAACCTAAAATTAGCATTGGGAGAAAAATCGACAGTCTTCCTGCAACTTATAATTAG
- a CDS encoding HAD family hydrolase has translation MKHIKNIIFDLGGVLLDIDFSATQKAFENLGVENFHSFYTQHHVDDLFEKLEMGAISPDVFYEQLRVKTKLPLSDAEIMKAWNAMLLNFSEAKMNWLYNISKSYNLYLFSNTNKIHHDYFYSLFKSNFNGKELDSYFIKAWYSHEMGIRKPHATAFSTILKAERLHPSETLFIDDTIGNIEGAKEAGLHTFHLKAPKTLLDLPL, from the coding sequence ATGAAACATATCAAGAATATAATATTCGATTTAGGGGGCGTATTGTTGGACATAGACTTCTCAGCCACTCAAAAAGCTTTTGAAAATTTAGGTGTGGAAAATTTCCATTCATTTTATACGCAACATCATGTAGATGATTTGTTTGAAAAATTAGAGATGGGTGCTATCTCTCCGGATGTTTTTTATGAGCAATTAAGGGTTAAAACAAAATTACCGCTTTCTGATGCAGAAATAATGAAGGCATGGAACGCAATGTTACTCAATTTTTCAGAAGCGAAAATGAACTGGTTATACAATATCAGTAAAAGTTACAATTTGTATTTGTTCTCAAATACGAATAAGATACATCACGATTATTTTTACAGTTTGTTTAAAAGCAATTTTAATGGTAAGGAGCTAGATAGTTATTTTATAAAAGCTTGGTATTCGCATGAAATGGGTATTCGAAAACCACATGCAACAGCTTTTTCTACAATTTTAAAAGCTGAAAGACTGCATCCCTCTGAAACGCTTTTTATTGATGATACGATCGGGAATATAGAAGGTGCAAAGGAAGCAGGGTTACATACTTTTCATTTGAAGGCACCAAAAACCCTATTAGATCTGCCGTTATAG
- a CDS encoding MGMT family protein has translation MHKRDKSAGALPSIQKTNSFFQDVWDVARQIPSGRATSYGAIAAYLGAKSSARMVGWAMNAVHNFPDIPAHRVVNRNGMLSGKAHFSPPERMEQLLKKEGIEVKDDVIVNFKEIFWNPTDELSL, from the coding sequence ATGCATAAAAGAGATAAGTCAGCAGGTGCATTACCATCAATACAAAAAACCAATTCTTTTTTTCAGGATGTGTGGGATGTGGCACGTCAGATACCTAGTGGCCGAGCCACATCTTATGGTGCTATTGCTGCCTACTTAGGCGCTAAATCTTCGGCAAGGATGGTGGGTTGGGCGATGAATGCCGTTCACAATTTTCCCGATATCCCTGCGCATCGTGTGGTAAACAGAAATGGCATGTTAAGTGGTAAAGCACATTTTTCACCTCCGGAAAGGATGGAACAATTGTTGAAAAAAGAAGGAATAGAAGTAAAAGACGACGTAATTGTAAATTTTAAGGAGATCTTCTGGAATCCGACTGATGAATTGAGCCTGTAG
- a CDS encoding peptidylprolyl isomerase — protein MKKIICLLLCGCIFSQITKAQKYRAFIKTNEGNILLELFDSTPQHRDNFIKLARKHFYDGVLFHRVIPGFMIQAGDPDSKHAKSGEELGNGDVGYTIPAEFRKQYFHQRGALAAARDDNPAKASSGCQFYIVTGKKFTAQGLEKEAKRAGRKFSTAQENVYKTIGGAPHLDGNYTVYGQVLKGMKVADKIVNQKRDKNDRPLENQVIKKISIRKKVLGVWL, from the coding sequence ATGAAAAAAATCATATGCCTTCTATTATGTGGTTGTATTTTTTCTCAAATAACCAAAGCACAAAAATATCGTGCCTTTATAAAAACCAACGAAGGAAATATATTATTAGAACTTTTTGATAGCACACCTCAACATCGTGATAATTTTATAAAGCTCGCAAGAAAGCATTTCTATGACGGCGTTCTCTTTCATCGTGTCATTCCCGGGTTTATGATTCAGGCTGGTGATCCAGATTCCAAACATGCAAAATCAGGTGAAGAGCTGGGAAATGGCGATGTAGGTTATACGATTCCGGCGGAATTTAGAAAACAATATTTTCACCAGCGAGGTGCATTGGCCGCTGCGCGGGACGACAATCCTGCAAAAGCCTCTTCCGGTTGTCAGTTTTACATTGTTACAGGCAAGAAGTTTACTGCTCAAGGTCTGGAAAAAGAAGCAAAACGCGCCGGCAGAAAATTTTCTACAGCACAGGAAAATGTCTATAAAACTATTGGTGGTGCACCACATCTCGACGGTAACTATACCGTGTACGGACAGGTTTTAAAGGGAATGAAAGTAGCCGATAAAATTGTAAACCAGAAACGCGACAAAAATGATCGGCCTTTAGAAAATCAAGTAATTAAAAAAATTAGCATTAGAAAAAAAGTTTTAGGAGTTTGGCTATAA
- the trmB gene encoding tRNA (guanosine(46)-N7)-methyltransferase TrmB produces the protein MGQKKLERFAAIKAFENVLEYPKEMPGKWKDFFKNNHSITLELACGKGEYALGLGRLYPQKNFLGVDIKGNRIWRGAKTALQENLSNVGFMRTQIEAIHEYFAESEVQDIWITFPDPHLPGAKMKKRLTHPRFLRLYQQFLQANGTVNLKTDSPVLYQFTKNVIDLYELELLKDDSDIYKNLQVSPELSIKTHYEQMDIAGFRKVHYLSFKINKPLPLTKDEVLRKMVLAEV, from the coding sequence ATGGGACAAAAAAAACTCGAACGTTTTGCTGCAATTAAAGCATTTGAAAACGTATTGGAATATCCAAAAGAAATGCCGGGCAAATGGAAAGACTTTTTTAAAAATAATCATTCCATTACATTAGAACTTGCTTGCGGTAAAGGTGAGTATGCATTAGGTCTGGGGAGATTGTATCCACAAAAGAATTTTCTAGGTGTTGACATAAAAGGCAACCGTATTTGGCGTGGGGCAAAAACGGCTTTGCAAGAAAACTTATCGAATGTTGGCTTCATGCGTACACAGATTGAGGCTATTCATGAATATTTTGCAGAATCAGAAGTACAAGATATTTGGATTACTTTCCCTGATCCACATTTGCCAGGCGCTAAGATGAAAAAGCGTTTGACGCATCCACGTTTTTTACGGTTGTATCAACAATTTTTACAAGCTAATGGTACGGTTAATTTAAAAACTGATAGCCCTGTTCTATATCAATTTACCAAAAATGTTATTGACTTATATGAACTGGAACTATTGAAGGATGATAGTGATATCTACAAAAACTTACAGGTTTCGCCTGAGCTCTCTATAAAAACACACTATGAGCAAATGGATATTGCAGGGTTTAGAAAAGTGCATTATTTGTCTTTTAAAATTAATAAACCACTGCCATTGACAAAAGATGAAGTATTGCGTAAAATGGTTTTGGCGGAAGTTTAA
- a CDS encoding TatD family hydrolase, giving the protein MKLIDTHTHLYASEFNEDLQEIMQRAEDASVEKFYLPAIDSTTHDAMLQMEKDFPGKCIAMMGLHPCSVKENFEDELAIIKHWLDKRDFVAIGEIGLDFYWDKTFVPQQIKAFKIQMQWALDKKIPIAIHARDSLDVCIEMVQPFAGRGLQGIFHCFGGTELQAKAIVAMGFYLGIGGVFTFKKANMPEVLKDISLENIVLETDAPYLSPVPFRGKRNESSYLQYIAQALANAKNISVPELASITTANVNKIFKW; this is encoded by the coding sequence ATGAAGTTAATAGATACCCACACACATTTGTATGCTTCTGAATTTAACGAAGACCTCCAAGAGATAATGCAACGAGCAGAAGATGCAAGTGTAGAAAAGTTTTATTTACCGGCCATTGACAGTACTACACACGATGCCATGTTGCAAATGGAGAAAGATTTTCCGGGAAAATGTATAGCCATGATGGGATTGCATCCTTGTTCAGTAAAAGAAAATTTCGAAGATGAATTAGCCATCATAAAACATTGGTTAGACAAAAGAGATTTTGTGGCTATTGGAGAAATAGGACTCGATTTTTATTGGGATAAAACATTTGTTCCACAACAAATAAAAGCCTTTAAAATACAGATGCAATGGGCTTTAGATAAAAAAATCCCAATTGCTATCCATGCACGCGACTCGTTAGACGTATGCATCGAAATGGTACAACCTTTTGCAGGCAGAGGGCTGCAAGGCATCTTTCATTGCTTTGGTGGCACTGAATTGCAAGCAAAGGCAATTGTGGCAATGGGTTTTTATTTAGGCATTGGTGGTGTCTTTACTTTTAAGAAAGCCAATATGCCGGAAGTATTAAAAGATATCTCCTTAGAGAATATAGTGTTAGAAACCGACGCGCCCTATCTGTCTCCAGTACCATTTCGCGGAAAACGCAATGAGAGCAGTTATTTACAATATATTGCACAGGCACTTGCCAACGCCAAAAATATTTCAGTACCAGAATTAGCCTCCATCACAACTGCTAACGTAAACAAAATATTTAAGTGGTAA
- a CDS encoding COX15/CtaA family protein, translating into MNSENAFIKHTKLVLLTIFAVILAGSIVRTTHSGMGCPDWPHCFGRWIPPLNAGQLPKDFEKYLSKQDIDHTFNAFHTWIEYFNRLLTGLLGIFIVIQIIWAFKKYFKTRRVIVYLSLTLMLLVAFEAWVGKVVVNSNLGVVQITAHMFPALVIAGVCVLMIQLLEKKEKIIDKKFLLFLSLAFVLVLIQIVIGTEVRSEVDNISKAMHYVDRASWLKNVSSYLQTHEVFAWIVAFSCILVAGKAVAHKPLQKNGLLVLILIMAEIFLGLIMTQLHMPAFAQPLHLLGSSILIVTLFSLMLRVRFK; encoded by the coding sequence ATGAATTCAGAGAACGCTTTTATCAAACATACCAAATTAGTTCTACTGACTATTTTTGCAGTTATACTAGCAGGTTCTATCGTACGCACCACACATAGTGGCATGGGATGCCCCGATTGGCCGCATTGCTTTGGTCGCTGGATTCCACCCTTAAATGCCGGGCAATTACCAAAGGATTTTGAAAAATACTTGAGTAAGCAAGATATAGACCATACTTTCAATGCTTTTCATACCTGGATTGAATATTTCAATAGATTGTTGACCGGGTTATTGGGGATTTTTATTGTTATACAAATTATATGGGCTTTTAAAAAATATTTTAAGACAAGAAGAGTGATTGTTTATCTATCTCTTACTTTGATGTTATTGGTCGCTTTTGAAGCCTGGGTGGGTAAAGTTGTCGTTAATTCTAATCTAGGCGTAGTGCAAATTACTGCGCATATGTTTCCTGCTTTGGTAATTGCGGGCGTTTGTGTATTGATGATTCAATTACTAGAAAAGAAAGAGAAAATAATCGATAAAAAGTTTTTACTCTTTTTGTCTTTGGCTTTTGTATTGGTTTTAATACAAATAGTTATAGGAACTGAAGTCCGTTCGGAAGTAGATAATATTTCGAAAGCGATGCATTATGTTGATAGGGCATCATGGTTAAAAAATGTAAGCAGCTATTTGCAAACGCATGAAGTCTTTGCTTGGATAGTCGCTTTTTCTTGCATTTTAGTTGCCGGAAAAGCAGTTGCACATAAACCATTGCAGAAAAATGGTTTATTGGTTTTAATATTGATTATGGCTGAAATATTTTTAGGTTTGATCATGACGCAGCTTCATATGCCTGCTTTTGCGCAGCCTTTGCATTTATTAGGCTCCTCTATATTGATTGTTACGCTTTTTTCGCTAATGTTGCGCGTAAGATTCAAATAA
- the thiL gene encoding thiamine-phosphate kinase translates to METRTEIAEIGEFGLIEHLTKNFETYNASTIETVGDDAAVIDHFGKQTVVTTDLLIEGVHFDLMYTPLKHLGYKSVVVNLSDVFAMNAQPTQITVSIGISNRFSVEALSEFYEGVYAACEKYQVDLIGGDTSASQKGFIISVTALGEVAPGKYVKRNTAQKGDLICVSGEVGGAFLGLTLLERERKIYLENPKVQPDLEGEDYIVGRLLKPEARKDIIEFLEKNDIIPTAMMDVSDGVSSEVLHLCKQSVLGCRLHEEKLPINEKARQAAFKFGLDPTVCALNGGEDYELIFTLKQEDYDKITLNEEISVIGYMTDVEEGCKFISKGGNTFDITAQGWKAF, encoded by the coding sequence ATGGAAACTCGTACAGAAATAGCAGAAATCGGTGAATTTGGTTTGATAGAGCATTTGACAAAAAACTTTGAAACCTACAATGCGTCTACTATCGAGACTGTGGGTGACGATGCGGCAGTGATAGATCATTTTGGCAAACAAACTGTCGTAACAACTGATTTGTTGATAGAGGGTGTTCATTTTGATTTGATGTACACACCACTCAAACATTTGGGTTATAAAAGTGTGGTGGTAAATCTTAGTGATGTATTTGCGATGAATGCACAACCTACGCAAATTACAGTGAGTATTGGAATTAGTAATCGCTTTAGTGTAGAAGCTTTGAGCGAATTTTATGAAGGAGTGTATGCTGCTTGTGAAAAGTATCAGGTAGATTTAATTGGAGGGGATACCTCGGCTTCACAAAAGGGTTTTATTATTTCTGTCACCGCCTTGGGTGAAGTGGCCCCTGGTAAATATGTAAAAAGAAATACTGCACAAAAAGGTGATTTGATTTGTGTCTCCGGTGAAGTTGGCGGCGCATTTTTGGGCTTAACTTTGTTAGAAAGAGAAAGGAAAATTTATCTGGAAAACCCAAAAGTGCAACCTGATTTAGAAGGTGAAGATTATATTGTAGGGAGATTGTTGAAGCCGGAAGCTCGAAAAGATATTATTGAATTTTTGGAAAAAAATGATATAATACCAACAGCCATGATGGATGTAAGTGATGGTGTGAGCAGTGAAGTCTTACATCTTTGCAAACAGAGTGTCTTGGGCTGCAGATTGCACGAAGAGAAATTACCTATTAACGAAAAGGCTAGGCAAGCGGCCTTTAAATTTGGCCTTGACCCGACTGTCTGTGCGCTCAATGGCGGCGAAGATTACGAACTGATTTTTACTTTAAAACAAGAAGATTATGATAAGATAACTTTAAACGAAGAAATAAGCGTAATCGGCTATATGACTGACGTAGAGGAAGGTTGCAAGTTTATCAGCAAGGGCGGCAATACGTTTGATATTACTGCACAGGGATGGAAGGCTTTTTAA